From Seriola aureovittata isolate HTS-2021-v1 ecotype China chromosome 20, ASM2101889v1, whole genome shotgun sequence, a single genomic window includes:
- the rpl7 gene encoding 60S ribosomal protein L7 gives MRTCAKENFSFSVGAMADAEKKVPAVPESLLKRRKAFATMKAMRVKKILAEKKARKVTRKLIYKRAEKYHKEYRQMYRREIRLARTARKVGNYYVPAEPKLAYVIRIRGINGVSPKVRKVLQLLRLRQIFNGVFVKLNKASINMLRIAEPYIAWGYPNLKSVRELIYKRGHGRMRKQRIALTDNALVEKALGKYGIICVEDLIHEIYTVGKNFKPANNFLWPFKLSSPRGGMNKKTTHFVEGGDAGNREDQINRMIRRMN, from the exons ATGCGCACATGCGCAAAAGAAAATTTCTCTTTCTCGGTGGGCGCAATGGCGGACGCAGA aaaaaaagttccCGCGGTCCCTGAGAGCCTTTTGAAAAGGCGAAAGGCCTTCGCCACCATGAAGGCCATGCGTGTCAAGAAGATACTGGCTGAGAAGAAG GCCCGCAAAGTGACCAGGAAACTGATCTACAAGAGGGCTGAGAAGTACCACAAGGAGTACAGGCAGATGTACAGGCGTGAAATCCGCCTTGCCCGTACTGCTCGCAAAGTAGGAAACTACTATGTACCAGCTGAACCCAAACTGGCCTATGTCATCAGGATCAGAGG TATTAACGGCGTCAGCCCCAAGGTCCGCAAAGTTCTGCAGCTGCTCCGTCTGCGCCAGATCTTCAACGGTGTGTTCGTCAAGCTGAACAAGGCTTCCATCAATATGCTCCGGATTGCTGAGCCTTACATCGCTTGGGG ATACCCCAACCTGAAGTCTGTGCGTGAGCTCATCTACAAACGTGGCCATGGCAGAATGAGGAAACAGCGCATTGCCCTCACAGACAACGCTCTGGTGGAGAAGGCTCTCG GCAAATACGGCATCATCTGTGTTGAGGACCTCATCCATGAGATTTACACAGTTGGAAAGAACTTCAAGCCCGCCAACAACTTCCTGTGGCCCTTCAAGCTGTCGTCACCCCGTGGTGGTATGAACAAGAAGACCACACACTTTGTGGAGGGAGGAGACGCTGGCAACAGGGAGGACCAGATCAACAGAATGATCAGGAGGATGAACTAA
- the si:ch211-171b20.3 gene encoding uncharacterized protein si:ch211-171b20.3 encodes MSKRWLYGSTNMMTFQVNASLPTAKALISEGSSNCSHRGPDAAGYSTYRNFRMGAGGGQAVFRQNDHIRRKFPVIQPLSKSRDGKSLVSGYRIGGSPNLAKDDNMQSENTDPEDISGRHFLFDKKTARLERTRTVIPPLPRDYHVHRPGNLHPFSLSKELSHSHAGRPFTLGYPERYELNTNPAILFPSTLVLNGRNTFSVENCKLSRPKVNYPTYNLLTVKDNQKGQSYPDPVVGASRSFIHRISELSSLEAETVRQEKLKKMRKPKKPPS; translated from the exons ATGTCTAAAAGATGGTTGTATGGTAGTACCAACATGATGACTTTCCAGGTTAACGCATCTCTACCTACCGCAAAGGCTTTAATATCAGAGGGGAGCTCAAATTGCAGTCACCGCGGCCCTGATGCGGCTGGATATTCAACATACAGGAACTTCAGGATGGGAGCGGGTGGAGGACAAGCGGTTTTCCGGCAAAATGATCATATAAGGAGGAAATTTCCTGTGATACAGCCCTTGAGCA AGTCCAGGGATGGGAAATCCTTGGTTAGCGGCTACAGAATTGGAGG GTCACCTAACTTGGCCAAAGATGACAACATGCAATCAGAGAACACAGACCCAGAGGACATCAGTGGGAGACACTTTCTCTTTGATAAAAAGA cTGCAAGGTTAGAGAGGACCAGAACTGTGATTCCTCCCCTGCCAAGAGACTACCACGTGCACAGACCTGGCAACCTGCATCCCTTCAGCCTCTCCAAGGAGCTTTCCCACAGCCATGCAGGGCGGCCCTTCACCCTGGG ATACCCTGAGAGATATGAGCTGAACACAAATCCAGCCATCCTCTTTCCTTCCACTTTAGTCCTCAATGGCAGAAACACCTTCTCAGTTGAAAACTGCAAGCTCAGCAG GCCTAAGGTGAATTACCCAACCTACAACCTACTGACTGTTAAAGACAATCAGAAGG GCCAGTCCTATCCAGACCCAGTGGTCGGAGCCTCGCGCTCTTTCATCCACAGGATATCTGAGCTGTCCTCTTTGGAGGCTGAGACAGTGAGACAAGAAAAGCTCAAGAAAATGAGGAAACCTAAAAAACCTCCATCCTGA
- the rdh10a gene encoding retinol dehydrogenase 10-A — translation MMIIIAEFFVVILKVLWAFVTAGAKWVVRPKEKSVAGQVCVITGAGSGLGRLFAKEFARRRAILVLWDINSQSNEETAEMVRQIYHELDTPITKDGPVGGVEEVPPFQPQVYTYVCDVGKRESVYSTAEKVRREVGEVDILINNAGVVSGHHLLECPDELIERTMVVNCHAHFWTTKAFLPKMLELNHGHIVTVASSLGLFSTAGVEDYCASKFGAIGFHESLSHELKASEKDGINMTLVCPYLVDTGMFKGCRIRKEIEPFLPPLKPEFCVKQAMRAILTDQPMICTPRIVYMVNFMKSILPFEAIVCMYRFLGADKCMYPFLAQRKEAMNNNEAKNGI, via the exons ATGATGATAATTATTGCGGAGTTCTTCGTGGTCATTTTGAAAGTGCTATGGGCTTTTGTAACTGCCGGGGCTAAGTGGGTTGTGCGGCCCAAGGAGAAGAGCGTGGcgggacaggtgtgtgtgatcacCGGGGCTGGAAGCGGCCTCGGGCGGCTCTTCGCCAAGGAGTTCGCCCGGAGACGAGCGATACTGGTGTTATGGGACATAAACAGCCAAAGCAATGAGGAAACGGCGGAGATGGTGCGGCAGATTTACCATGAGTTGGACACTCCCATAACCAAAGACG GACCTgttggaggggtggaggaggtcCCCCCTTTTCAGCCACAGGTCTACACctatgtgtgtgatgtggggAAGCGGGAGAGTGTGTATTCTACGGCCGAGAAGGTGCGTCGGGAGGTGGGAGAGGTGGACATACTGATCAACAATGCCGGTGTGGTTTCTGGCCATCACCTCCTGGAGTGCCCCGATGAGCTGATCGAACGCACCATGGTGGTCAACTGCCACGCACACTTCTGG ACCACCAAGGCGTTTCTCCCCAAGATGCTGGAGCTGAATCATGGTCACATTGTGACTGTTGCCAGCTCTCTGGGTTTATTCAGCACAGCTGGAGTGGAG GATTACTGCGCCAGTAAGTTCGGTGCCATTGGTTTCCATGAGTCGCTGAGCCATGAGCTGAAGGCCTCGGAGAAGGATGGCATCAACATGACTCTGGTGTGCCCTTACCTGGTCGACACGGGGATGTTCAAAGGCTGCAGGATAAG GAAGGAGATTGAGCCTTTTCTGCCTCCCTTGAAGCCAGAGTTCTGCGTTAAACAGGCCATGAGGGCTATCCTCACCGACCAGCCCATGATCTGTACACCTCGCATCGTCTATATGGTCAACTTCATGAAAAG CATCCTGCCCTTCGAGGCCATTGTGTGCATGTACCGGTTCCTAGGCGCCGACAAGTGCATGTACCCCTTCCTAGCTCAAAGAAAGGAGGCCATGAACAACAATGAGGCAAAGAATGGAATCTAG